One region of Primulina tabacum isolate GXHZ01 chromosome 17, ASM2559414v2, whole genome shotgun sequence genomic DNA includes:
- the LOC142531209 gene encoding uncharacterized protein LOC142531209 codes for MEIFQKESIQEDVDDFSPLWKFVTKIEKGADGGNVTWSCNICTKVCKGSYSRVKAHLLKLKGLGIAGCVAVSIDQIKHMQQILDDAESRRKNARPKEVQLPSSSASNMASKSSCSSPFSLQSDDTTKKRKGTLGSLEKAFNLNARDELHSEIARLFYTGGLSFNIARNPHYIRAFSMATQRTIPGYLPPGYNLLRTTLLQREKAHIEKLLEPTKAAWKQKGVSICSDGGSDVQRRPLINIMAVCESGPMFLKAINCEGEYKDKSFISKLLIDAINEVGHQNVVQVVTDNAPVCKATGLLVEAKYPHIFWTPCVVHTLNLALKNICAPIDSVQNKEVFEECKWIAEVSDNALMIKNFIMNHNMRLSMFNDNSNLKMLSLAETRFASIIIMLKRFRQIKKCLENMVISER; via the coding sequence ATGGAAATTTTTCAAAAGGAGAGTATACAAGAGGATGTAGATGATTTTTCTCCTTTGTGGAAATTTGTAACGAAGATTGAAAAGGGAGCTGACGGAGGAAATGTTACTTGGTCATGTAACATATGTACTAAAGTGTGCAAGGGATCGTACTCGAGGGTGAAAGCACACCTATTGAAACTCAAAGGACTTGGAATTGCGGGTTGTGTGGCTGTTTCAATAGATCAAATAAAACATATGCAACAAATTCTGGATGACGCAGAATCGAGAAGGAAAAATGCTAGACCGAAAGAAGTACAATTACCTTCATCATCTGCATCAAACATGGCTTCAAAATCCTCATGCAGTAGTCCTTTCTCTTTGCAAAGTGACGATACAACAAAGAAGAGGAAAGGAACACTTGGCTCTCTTGAAAAAGCTTTTAATTTGAACGCGAGAGATGAGCTGCATTCTGAAATTGCGAGGTTGTTTTACACAGGGGGATTATCTTTCAATATTGCTAGAAATCCTCATTATATTCGTGCTTTCAGTATGGCTACTCAACGAACGATTCCAGGTTATCTTCCACCGGGATACAATTTATTGAGAACTACACTTCTTCAAAGAGAAAAAGCTCATATTGAAAAGTTGTTGGAGCCAACAAAAGCTGCTTGGAAACAAAAAGGTGTTAGTATTTGTAGTGATGGGGGGTCAGATGTACAAAGAAGACCACTTATTAATATCATGGCAGTGTGTGAAAGTGGTCCTATGTTTCTAAAAGCAATAAATTGTGAAGGTGAGTACAAGGATAAAAGTTTCATCTCTAAGTTGCTCATTGATGCCATAAACGAAGTGGGACATCAGAATGTTGTCCAAGTGGTCACAGATAATGCTCCCGTATGCAAGGCCACTGGGTTACTTGTTGAGGCAAAGTACCCACACATATTTTGGACACCTTGTGTTGTGCATACTTTGAATCTTGCTTTGAAGAATATTTGTGCACCGATTGACTCCGTACAAAACAAAGAAGTCTTTGAAGAGTGCAAGTGGATAGCAGAAGTATCAGATAATGCTTTGATGATCAAGAATTTTATAATGAATCACAATATGAGATTATCGATGTTCAACGATAACTCGAACTTGAAGATGCTCTCACTTGCAGAGACTCGATTTGCTTCCATAATCATTATGCTTAAAAGGTTCAGGCAAATCAAGAAATGTCTTGAAAACATGGTCATTAGTGAAAGATGA